The following proteins are encoded in a genomic region of Streptomyces collinus Tu 365:
- a CDS encoding polysaccharide deacetylase family protein, translated as MTDAPVPILMYHAVASAPNDATRALSVAPEAFAEQMALIGDLGLTPVTTAGLAAHWRRGGPLPARPVLITFDDGYEGVHRHALPVLARHGFPATLFVSTGWIKGAYDTGGGLDTMLDWPQVRDLADTGVEIGGHSHTHPQLDQLDDTALRAELGHSTDILTAELGAPPVSFAYPYGYSSRRVRQAVRAAGYGQALAVGNGLARRRQGPYALRRVTVRRGTGVEEFERLLQGRAIARNFARDRALTQGYALVRRARQVRRKAISSRV; from the coding sequence ATGACCGACGCGCCCGTGCCGATCCTCATGTACCACGCGGTGGCGAGCGCGCCCAACGACGCCACCCGGGCCCTGTCGGTCGCCCCCGAGGCGTTCGCCGAACAGATGGCGCTCATCGGCGACCTCGGACTGACGCCGGTGACCACCGCCGGCCTCGCGGCGCACTGGCGCCGCGGCGGACCGCTGCCCGCCCGGCCGGTGCTGATCACCTTCGACGACGGCTACGAGGGCGTCCACCGGCACGCCCTGCCCGTGCTCGCCCGGCACGGCTTCCCGGCCACGCTATTCGTCTCCACCGGCTGGATCAAGGGCGCGTACGACACCGGCGGCGGCCTGGACACCATGCTGGACTGGCCGCAGGTGCGCGACCTCGCGGACACCGGCGTCGAGATCGGCGGCCACAGCCACACCCACCCGCAGCTCGACCAGCTGGACGACACGGCGCTGCGCGCGGAACTCGGGCACAGCACCGACATCCTCACCGCCGAACTCGGCGCGCCTCCGGTGTCGTTCGCCTACCCCTACGGCTACTCCAGCCGCCGGGTGCGGCAGGCCGTGCGCGCGGCGGGGTACGGCCAGGCGCTGGCCGTCGGCAACGGGCTCGCCCGCCGCCGGCAGGGCCCCTACGCCCTGCGGCGCGTCACCGTGCGCCGCGGCACGGGCGTCGAGGAGTTCGAACGGCTGCTCCAGGGCCGCGCGATCGCCCGGAACTTCGCCAGGGACCGCGCCCTCACCCAGGGCTACGCACTCGTCCGAAGAGCACGCCAGGTCCGCCGGAAGGCCATCAGCTCCCGTGTCTGA
- a CDS encoding glycosyltransferase yields MRDPGISVVICVYTEDRWEDILAAVSSVHAQSCPALETLLVVDHNAALLERLARAYETDPEVRVLANAGPRGLSAGRNTGIAASHGEVIAFLDDDAVAERDWLRRFAEGYADPRVMAVGGRTVPVWASGRRPAWFPEEFDWVVGCTYRGLPPGRVRVRNVLGGNASFRRTAFEAAGGFATGIGRDGDRRPLGCEETELCIRLTRVRPDALLLIDDRAVIHHRVPGPRERFAYFRTRTYAEGLSKALVARSVGAAKGLESERRYTTRVLPAGVARGLRDALLARRGGAGRAGAIVAGVLTAASGYLVGRVRARRGGTTFSVVRIEGERP; encoded by the coding sequence TTGAGAGATCCCGGCATCTCCGTCGTGATCTGCGTGTACACCGAGGACCGCTGGGAGGACATCCTCGCCGCGGTCTCCTCGGTGCACGCGCAGTCGTGCCCGGCGCTGGAGACGCTCCTGGTCGTGGACCACAACGCCGCCCTGCTGGAACGGCTGGCCCGCGCGTACGAGACGGACCCGGAGGTACGGGTGCTGGCCAACGCGGGCCCGCGCGGCCTGTCGGCCGGCCGCAACACCGGCATCGCCGCCTCCCACGGCGAGGTGATCGCCTTCCTCGACGACGACGCCGTGGCCGAGCGGGACTGGCTGCGGCGCTTCGCCGAGGGGTACGCCGACCCGAGGGTGATGGCCGTCGGCGGCCGTACGGTCCCCGTCTGGGCGTCCGGCCGGCGTCCGGCCTGGTTCCCCGAGGAGTTCGACTGGGTGGTGGGCTGCACCTACCGGGGGCTGCCGCCCGGCCGGGTCCGGGTCCGCAACGTCCTCGGCGGCAACGCCTCCTTCCGGCGCACGGCGTTCGAGGCCGCGGGCGGCTTCGCCACCGGCATCGGCCGCGACGGCGACCGGCGCCCGCTGGGCTGCGAGGAGACGGAGCTGTGCATCCGCCTCACCCGGGTCCGCCCCGACGCGCTGCTGCTCATCGACGACCGCGCGGTGATCCACCACCGGGTGCCCGGCCCACGGGAGCGCTTCGCCTACTTCCGCACCCGCACCTACGCCGAGGGCCTGTCGAAGGCGCTGGTGGCGCGGAGCGTCGGCGCCGCCAAGGGGCTGGAGTCCGAACGCCGGTACACCACCCGGGTGCTGCCCGCGGGCGTCGCCCGGGGCCTGCGGGACGCGCTGCTCGCCCGGCGGGGCGGCGCGGGACGCGCGGGCGCGATCGTCGCCGGGGTGCTGACGGCGGCGAGCGGCTACCTGGTGGGACGGGTGCGCGCCCGGCGGGGCGGGACCACGTTCTCCGTCGTACGGATCGAGGGGGAACGCCCATGA